The Phoenix dactylifera cultivar Barhee BC4 chromosome 12, palm_55x_up_171113_PBpolish2nd_filt_p, whole genome shotgun sequence genome has a window encoding:
- the LOC103719324 gene encoding probable glycerol-3-phosphate acyltransferase 3 codes for MDFKALSKSLLFFYWYLRTRLRSAHATQVKLFKYPSEDKLASGQVLICDVEGGLLRSSSTFPYFMLVALEGGGFLRGFLLLLLYPLVCLLSHEVGLRLTVMGAFCGLRKDGFRVGRAVLPKFLLEDVGLEGFKVLRRGGKRVCVSSMPRVMVEAFLKEYMEVEVVLGRELKEFGGYYTGLMEEENKIWEGMSLKELFGGEGEMKAGVSGFGGYLNSFHLRLFSHCKEVYLVGEAEKRRWHPLPRSAYPKPLIFHDGRIAFRPTPASTLCMFLWLPLGVVIAIFRVVIFMFFPYSLSIPMVAFLGLYCRVTTTSSSSPHHRELENSRKSRGQLYVCNHRTLVDPVYISGALKRRVTATVYSVSRISELISPIRTIRLTRNREADRERMESLLKEGDLVVCPEGTTCREPYLLRFSPLFTELSHEVVPVAVKVHVRMFYGTTASGFKGLDPLYFLMNPFSCYDVVFMEKVATGSVDGKQCSSREVANYVQEKIGKVLGFECTALTRRDKYLMLAGNEGIFE; via the exons ATGGATTTCAAAGCCCTCTCCAAGTCCTTGCTCTTCTTCTACTGGTACCTACGAACGAGACTTAGAAGTGCCCATGCAACCCAAGTAAAATTGTTCAAGTACCCTTCCGAGGACAAGCTCGCATCAGGCCAAGTTCTAATTTGTGATGTGGAAGGAGGGCTTCTGAGGTCTTCCTCCACCTTCCCGTACTTCATGCTTGTGGCCTTGGAAGGAGGGGGTTTCCTAAGGGGTTTTCTCCTCTTGCTTCTGTACCCTCTGGTCTGTCTTCTTAGCCATGAGGTGGGGCTAAGGCTTACGGTCATGGGGGCCTTTTGTGGGCTAAGGAAGGATGGTTTTAGGGTAGGAAGGGCTGTGTTGCCGAAGTTCTTATTAGAGGATGTGGGGTTGGAAGGGTTTAAGGTCTTGAGGAGGGGAGGGAAGAGGGTGTGTGTCAGTAGCATGCCGAGGGTGATGGTGGAAGCGTTCTTGAAGGAGTATATGGAGGTGGAAGTGGTCTTGGGGAGAGAGCTGAAAGAGTTTGGTGGCTATTACACTGGGTTGATGGAGGAGGAGAATAAGATATGGGAAGGCATGTCTTTGAAGGAGTTGtttggaggagagggagagatgaaAGCCGGTGTTAGTGGATTCGGAGGCTATCTCAACTCTTTTCATCTCCGACTATTCTCCCATTGCAAG GAAGTATACTTGGTTGGTGAAGCTGAGAAGAGAAGATGGCATCCCCTGCCAAGATCAGCATACCCTAAGCCGCTCATATTCCACGATGGCAGGATAGCCTTTAGGCCAACCCCAGCCTCCACCCTCTGCATGTTCTTATGGCTTCCCCTCGGCGTCGTCATCGCCATCTTCCGAGTCGTCATCTTCATGTTCTTCCCCTACAGCCTCTCCATTCCTATGGTTGCCTTCTTGGGCTTGTACTGCAGGgtcaccaccacctcctcctcctcccctcacCATCGAGAGCTCGAGAATTCCCGAAAATCTCGCGGCCAGCTCTACGTGTGCAACCACCGCACCCTCGTCGATCCCGTTTACATCTCCGGCGCCCTCAAACGCCGCGTTACCGCCACCGTTTACAGTGTCAGCCGCATCTCGGAGCTGATCTCTCCCATAAGAACCATCAGGCTGACGAGGAACCGAGAGGCCGACAGGGAGAGAATGGAGTCGCTGCTCAAAGAAGGAGACCTTGTGGTGTGCCCCGAAGGGACGACATGCCGCGAGCCGTACCTCCTCCGGTTCAGCCCGTTGTTCACCGAGCTAAGCCACGAGGTCGTGCCGGTAGCGGTGAAGGTGCATGTCAGGATGTTCTACGGCACCACCGCGAGCGGATTCAAGGGCTTGGATCCGCTCTATTTCCTTATGAATCCGTTCTCGTGCTATGATGTGGTGTTCATGGAGAAGGTGGCCACTGGTTCTGTCGATGGGAAGCAGTGCAGCAGTCGCGAGGTGGCTAACTATGTGCAAGAGAAGATAGGGAAGGTGTTGGGTTTTGAGTGCACAGCCCTCACAAGAAGGGATAAGTATTTGATGCTTGCAGGTAACGAAGGGATATTCGAATAG